CCAGGCTGACGTACTTGCCGTCGTCGAAGACGGTCCAGCCGGCCACGCCCTCCTTGACGGGGGCGTCGGTGAGCCACACCCGCAGGTCCGGGCCGTTGCTGGTGTCCAGGTTCTCCAGGCGCAGGGTGTGGGAGCCGTCGGCGAGCCGGACCAGCTTCACCGTGCCGGTGGTCGCGTGCTCGTGGCTGATCAGGCTGCCCCGCGCCACGGTCTGCGGCCCGGCCGCACCGGAGGGCGCGGTGCCGGGCGCACCTGAGGCGGCCGGGGCCGCGGGGGCCGCGGGGGCCGCCGGGGCGGACGGCAGCGCCTCGCGGACGGTGTCGTTCTGCCAGAGCTTCCACGGCTGGAACCAGTACAGCCCGGCGCCCAGCACCACCACCGCCACGATCGCCGCGACCACCACGATCGGGCCCCGCCGCCTCGAACTTGCCATCACGTATGCCTCTTCCTCGCTGATCCGTCCTTCGCATTCAACGCGGCGCGCCCGGCGCACGCCATGCCCGCCCTGATGACGAAAGCCTTACGTCGTCACGATGCGGCCTGAGGAATGCCCAAGAAGATGACATTCATCCGTTTCGTCATTTCGGGAAGGCGGCTCGCTCATGCCCACTGGCCTTGTGCCCGACACGGTCGGCCCGGTCGATGTCGCCGTGGTCGCCTTCGAAGGCAACCGGTTCAACGGTGACGTCGCCCCGGCCCTGCGCGAGCTGCAGGAGAGCGGGGTGGTGCGGCAGGTCGTCTTCATGGAGCGGATCCCGCGGGGCGACGTCGTACGGGCGATCGCCGCCCTGGACCAGGAGGGTTGAGCCGTGTTGCGTCGGAGGATGGGACGACCGGGGCTGCTGGGCACGATGGCCCGAACGGCCGTCGTGGCGGGCACGGCCACC
This genomic window from Streptomyces sp. NBC_01351 contains:
- a CDS encoding DM13 domain-containing protein, with translation MASSRRRGPIVVVAAIVAVVVLGAGLYWFQPWKLWQNDTVREALPSAPAAPAAPAAPAASGAPGTAPSGAAGPQTVARGSLISHEHATTGTVKLVRLADGSHTLRLENLDTSNGPDLRVWLTDAPVKEGVAGWTVFDDGKYVSLGKLKGNKGDQNYEIPAGVNLADYGSVTIWCDRFDVSFGAAALSKV